One genomic region from Nymphaea colorata isolate Beijing-Zhang1983 chromosome 12, ASM883128v2, whole genome shotgun sequence encodes:
- the LOC116265576 gene encoding signal peptide peptidase-like 1 encodes MEPVWKLAYLLEPASIALVVTAVLVAFASAQRALTYGKEMERNRDFSEASVTLDKSQALMIPLASSCSLLLMFYLFSSVSHLVTAFTAIASSASLFFCLSPYALYLKSQFGLVDPFISRCCSRSFTRTQGLLVLVSVGIVIAWLISGHWLLNNVLGISICIAFVSHVRLPNIKVCVLLLVCLFVYDIFWVFFSEMFFGANVMVSVATQQASNPVHTVADSLSLPGLQLIAKKLEMPVKIVFPRNLMGGIVPGSSAMEFMMLGLGDMAIPGMLLALVLCFDHRKTRDSGNLVETSTAKGPKYIWYALSGYAIGLISALAAGILTRSPQPALLYLVPSTLGPIIFISWIRRDLVELWDGPGLIASEKARLVEV; translated from the exons ATGGAGCCTGTTTGGAAGCTAGCATATCTCTTAGAACCAGCTTCAATAGCACTTGTGGTTACAGCCGTGCTTGTTGCATTTGCCTCTGCTCAACGTGCACTGACTTATGGAAAGGAAATGGAGAGAAACCGTGACTTTTCTGAGGCCTCAGTTACGTTGGACAAATCACAAGCACTCATGATTCCACTTGCTAGTTCATGCAGCCTATTGTTGATGTTTTACCTCTTCTCTTCAGTTTCACATTTGGTTACAGCGTTCActgcaattgcttcttctgCCTCACTTTTCTTTTGCCTGTCACCATATGCATTGTATCTCAAGTCACAGTTTGGACTGGTGGACCCTTTCATATCCCGTTGCTGTTCACGTTCTTTTACCAGAACCCAAGGGCTACTTGTCTTAGTGAGCGTGGGTATAGttattgcttggctcatttctGGACACTGGCTACTGAACAACGTCTTGGGCATTTCAATATGCATTGCTTTTGTCAGCCACGTTAGGTTGCCTAACATCAAAGTTTGTGTTTTGCTTCTTGTCTGTCTCTTTGTTTATGACATTTTCTGGGTATTTTTTTCTGAGATGTTTTTTGGGGCAAACGTCATGGTCTCTGTTGCAACTCAGCAAGCCTCAAACCCTGTTCATACAGTTGCAGATAGTTTAAGTTTACCAGGACTGCAGTTGATAGCCAAGAAACTGGAGATGCCTGTCAAAATTGTTTTCCCTAGGAACTTGATGGGTGGAATAGTTCCTGGTAGCAGTGCGATGGAGTTCATGATGCTTGGTCTTGGTGACATG GCTATTCCAGGCATGCTTTTAGCTTTGGTTCTCTGTTTTGATCACCGCAAAACCAGGGATTCTGGTAATCTTGTAGAAACCAGTACTGCCAAAGGTCCGAAGTACATATGGTATGCTCTTTCTGGGTATGCAATTGGACTTATCAGTGCTTTGGCTGCCGGAATTTTGACTAGGTCTCCCCAGCCTGCACTCCTTTATTTG GTGCCGTCGACATTAGGACCGATTATATTTATTTCATGGATAAGGAGAGATCTTGTAGAACTGTGGGACGGGCCTGGGCTCATTGCAAGTGAGAAGGCTCGTTTAGTGGAGGTCTAA